In the genome of Capsicum annuum cultivar UCD-10X-F1 unplaced genomic scaffold, UCD10Xv1.1 ctg5145, whole genome shotgun sequence, one region contains:
- the LOC124892871 gene encoding uncharacterized protein LOC124892871, protein MDLSRLIIHAQLIEADKVKEIERVRGNKRVRSEQQGYSQARFFGGICPQFQSRSLMPVPSSASTSTFRIKSEQGSRPSMTQSQDSVSNRPCISTCPKWGRDHPDECLVGQRGCFGCGKLGHNFRDCLYARQGSRDICPQSQTVSSLALIVRPTPPQGALSSTAGGQCQNCFYAIPPRQEQDDSPDVVTMNFEIYAKKIPKPLPVSTPVGEFVVAT, encoded by the exons atggacctttcaagactaataaTCCATGCTCAGCTGATTGAAGCAGACAAAGTGAAGGAGatagagagagtaagagggaataagagagttagatctgaGCAACAGGGGTATAGTCAGGCTAGATTTTTTGGAGGGATCTGCCCTCAGTTCCAGAGTCGTTCTCTtatgccagtgccttcatcagccagtactTCTACATTTAGAATTAAGTCGGAGCAGGGTAGTAGGCCTTCTATGACCCAGTCCcaggatagtgtgagtaacagaCCTTGTATTTCTACATGCCCGAAGTGGGGTAGGGACCATCCCGATGAGTGCTTAGTCGgccagaggggttgttttggttgcggTAAATTGGGCCATAATTTCAGGGATTGCCTTTACGCTAGACAGGGGAGTCGTGATATTTGTCCCCAGAGTCAGACTGTTAGTTCTCTAGCCCTTATAGTTCGTcctactcctcctcagggtgccttGTCTAGTACTGccggcggtcagtgccagaattgcttttatgctataccaccccgccaGGAGCAGGacgattcaccagatgttgttacta tgaattttgaaatttatgcTAAAAAGATCCCTAAGCCTCTCCCAGTCTCTACACCCGTGGGTGAATTTGTTGTTGCCACGTAA